In Corvus moneduloides isolate bCorMon1 chromosome 31, bCorMon1.pri, whole genome shotgun sequence, one DNA window encodes the following:
- the LOC116436948 gene encoding ly-6/neurotoxin-like protein 1, translated as MEVRTCPCPTMKLLLLGLSLVLCVGVAEALRCHVCKYKIPLVGCFRGANVTTCERREKCALIKSTLGKVTLYYQQGCTSILNCGRERASDAESRLTSRYSCCETDLCNEEWGEEPTD; from the exons ATGGAAGTCAGGACCTGCCCCTGCCCCACGAtgaagctgctcctgctggggctgagccttGTCCTGTGCGTCGGAGTCG ctgaggccCTTCGATGCCATGTCTGCAAGTACAAGATCCCCTTGGTTGGGTGCTTCCGGGGCGCCAACGTGACGACCTGCGAGCGCCGGGAGAAGTGTGCCCTCATCAAAAGCACCCTGG GGAAGGTGACCCTTTATTACCAGCAAGGCTGCACCTCCATCCTGAACTGCGGCCGGGAGCGGGCGTCTGACGCCGAGTCCCGCCTGACCTCCCGCTACTCCTGCTGCGAGACCGACCTCTGCAATGAGGAGTGGGGCGAGGAGCCCACGGACTGA
- the LOC116436898 gene encoding E3 ubiquitin-protein ligase TRIM39-like: MAEHGPAGSLRAEASCPLCLGLFQDPVSIHCGHNFCRSCIERCWESSRESFPCPRCRETAPERSLRPNRELAKIIRIAQRLSLRGGSGRGERLCQRHGEALKLFCEQDQTPVCRVCRESQDHRLHAAVPIEEAAEEHKEKFQAHAQILKDRREKMLGLKAAEEGKSLHLLERVDAERQRVRSQVKELHQLLEEQEQLLLGRLAKLDREIVQRQEENISRLSEQVSSMGQQIQELEDKCRQPPWELLQDSRDILSRLEKQSALETVETSPELAEELTGLPQRNVTLKEMLKKFQVSLTLDPDTAHPRLALSEDGKCVRWEDTRRAVPDHPKRFDSSRCVLGREGFGSGRHYWEVQVGNGAAWAVGVAKESVRRKGRISVKPEVGIWAVGQCGSQCQALTSPTVPISLPETPEVVGVYLDYEAGRVAFFDSQRAIPMFTYPPTSFGGEQVLPLLCLGRGCQFTLSP, encoded by the exons ATGGCCGAGCACGGCCCCGCCGGGAGCCTCCGCGCCGAAGCCTCCTGCCCGCTGTGCCTCGGCCTCTTCCAGGACCCCGTGTCCATCCACTGCGGCCACAACTTCTGCCGCTCGTGCATCGAGCgctgctgggagagctcccGGGAGAGCTTCCCGTGCCCGCGCTGCCGGGAGACGGCTCCGGAGCGGAGCCTGAGACCCAACCGGGAGCTGGCCAAGATTATCCGGATCGCGCAGCGCCTCAGCCTTAGGGGGGGATCCGGGAGAGGCGAGCGGCTCTGCCAGAGGCACGGCGAGGCTCTGAAGCTCTTCTGCGAGCAGGACCAGACCCCCGTGTGCCGCGTGTGCCGCGAGTCCCAGGACCACCGGCTCCACGCCGCCGTCCCCATCGAGGAAGCGGCGGAGGAGCACAAG GAGAAATTCCAGGCTCACGCGCAGATCCTGAaggacaggagagaaaagatgCTGGGGCTGAAGGCGgctgaggaagggaaaagcctGCACTTGCTC GAGCGGGTGGATGCGGAGCGGCAGAGGGTCCGGTCCCAGGTCAAAGAGCTGCACCAgctcctggaggagcaggagcagcttctCCTGGGCCGGCTGGCAAAGCTGGACCGGGAGATcgtgcagaggcaggaggagaacaTCAGCAGGCTCTCAGAGCAAGTCTCCTCCATGGGCCAGCAgatccaggagctggaggacaaGTGCCGGCAGCCACCCTGGGAACTCCTGCAG gaCAGCAGAGACATCCTGAGCAG GCTGGAGAAGCAGAGTGCCCTGGAGACAGTGGAGACATcaccagagctggcagaggaacTCACGGGGCTGCCCCAGAGAAATGTCACACTCAAAGAAATGCTGAAGAAGTTCCAAG TGAGCCTGACGCTGGATCCGGACACGGCCCATCCCCGGCTTGCCCTGTCTGAGGATGGGAAGTGTGTCCGGTGGGAGGACACCCGGAGGGCCGTCCCCGACCACCCCAAACGCTTCGACTCCTCGCGCTGCGTCCTGGGCCGGGAGGGATTCGGCTCTGGCCGGCACTACTGGGAGGTGCAGGTGGGCAACGGGGCTGCCTGGGCTGTCGGCGTGGCCAAGGAATCTGTGCGCAGGAAGGGTCGGATCAGCGTCAAGCCCGAGGTGGGGATCTGGGCCGTGGGGCAGTGCGGGAGCCAGTGCCAGGCTCTCACCTCTCCCACCGTCCCCATCTCCCTGCCCGAAACCCCTGAGGTGGTTGGGGTCTACCTGGACTACGAGGCTGGGCGAGTGGCATTCTTCGATTCGCAGAGGGCGATCCCGATGTTCACGTACCCTCCGACATCCTTCGGCGGGGAGCAggtcctgcctctgctctgcctgggcagggggtgCCAGTTCACTCTGTCACCCTGA
- the LOC116436889 gene encoding zinc finger protein RFP-like isoform X2, with protein MDAPSARDALPGEASCPICLEYFRDPVSIHCGHHFCRSCIERCWEWPTAGFACPRCRDTAPERSLRPSRELARVLEIARRLSRGEALGTGEEEEEGCQKHREPLEVFCKEDGALLCAICRESRAHRSHTVLPVPEVVREYQGQIQAQLQTLKDDRDKIQEFREAEMRRSWEYLEKTEVERQRILSQFQGLHLSLEEHSRHLLARLGDLERDIGKVQEENVTSLTKEISRLDARIQELEEKCRQPARTFLQDINGTLSRLVKENLQLPLSPLPELEKKIHHFREENTLLEETLRSFQDILMFELPEKMTVTLDPSTAHPRLLVAPDGSSVSWESARDPPGDGPGTDAPADGPGPGTDPSVLGREGVTAGRRCWDVQVAPAGSWALGVARETPGSGGETPGSAEWELWSMGLCQGEFWALTSLERIPLFPIRAPRRVRVALDYERGQVAFFDADKRSLIFAFPAASFKGQSVHPWFLVWGEGSRITLCP; from the exons ATGGACGCGCCGAGCGCTCGGGACGCGCTCCCGGGGGAGGCCTCCTGCCCCATTTGCCTGGAATATTTCCGGGACCCCGTGTCCATCCACTGCGGCCACCACTTCTGCCGCTCGTGCATCGAGCGCTGCTGGGAATGGCCCACGGCGGGGTTCGCGTGCCCGCGGTGCCGGGACACGGCCCCGGAGCGGAGCCTCCGCCCGAGCCGGGAGCTGGCGCGGGTGCTGGAGATCGCTCGGCGGCTGAGCCGCGGGGAAGCCCTGGGaactggggaggaggaggaggaaggatgcCAGAAGCATCGGGAGCCCCTGGAGGTTTTCTGCAAGGAGGACGGGGCTCTACTGTGCGCGATCTGCCGCGAGTCCCGCGCGCACCGCTCCCACACCGTGCTCCCGGTGCCGGAGGTTGTCCGGGAATACCAG GGACAAATCCAGGCTCAGCTGCAAACCCTGAAGGACGACAGAGACAAAATCCAGGAGTTCCGGGAGGCTGAaatgaggaggagctgggagtaTTTG GAGAAGACCGAAGTCGAGCGGCAGCGGATTCTCTCCCAGTTCCAGGGGCTGCACCTCTCCCTGGAGGAGCATTCCCGTCACCTCCTGGCTCGGCTGGGGGACCTGGAGAGGGACATCGGGAAGGTGCAGGAGGAAAACGTGACGAGCCTGACGAAGGAGATCTCCCGGCTGGATGCCCGcatccaggagctggaggagaagtgCCGGCAACCAGCCAGGACCTTCCTGCAG GATATCAATGGCACCTTGAGCAG GCTTGTAAAGGAAAACCTCCAGCTGCCCCTGTCGCCtcttccagagctggaaaagaaaattcatcaCTTCAGGGAGGAAAATACTCTCCTGGAGGAGACTCTGAGGAGCTTCCAAG ACATCCTGATGTTTGAGCTGCCAGAGAAAA TGACGGTGACGCTGGACCCCAGCACGGCTCACCCCCGGCTCCTCGTGGCGCCCGACGGGAGCAGCGTCAGCTGGGAAAGCGCCCGGGACCCTCCCGGGGACGGACCCGGCACCGACGCTCCCGCGGACGGACCCGGACCCGGCACCGACCCCTCCGTGCTGGGCCGCGAGGGCGTCACGGCCGGGAGGCGCTGCTGGGACGTGCAGGTGGCACCCGCGGGGTCCTGGGCCCTGGGGGTGGCCAGGGAGACCCCCGGGAGCGGGGGAGAGACCCCCGGGAGCGCCGAGTGGGAGCTCTGGTCCATGGGGCTCTGCCAGGGCGAGTTCTGGGCTCTCACCTCCCTGGAGCGCATCCCGCTGTTCCCGATCCGCGCGCCCAGGAGGGTGCGGGTGGCCCTGGACTACGAGAGGGGCCAGGTGGCTTTTTTTGATGCTGATAAGAGGAGTCTGATCTTCGCCTTCCCGGCGGCCTCCTTCAAGGGGCAGAGCGTCCACCCTTGGTTCCTGGTGTGGGGCGAGGGCTCCCGGATCACCTTGTGCCCCTGA
- the LOC116436889 gene encoding E3 ubiquitin-protein ligase TRIM7-like isoform X1 yields MDAPSARDALPGEASCPICLEYFRDPVSIHCGHHFCRSCIERCWEWPTAGFACPRCRDTAPERSLRPSRELARVLEIARRLSRGEALGTGEEEEEGCQKHREPLEVFCKEDGALLCAICRESRAHRSHTVLPVPEVVREYQGQIQAQLQTLKDDRDKIQEFREAEMRRSWEYLEKTEVERQRILSQFQGLHLSLEEHSRHLLARLGDLERDIGKVQEENVTSLTKEISRLDARIQELEEKCRQPARTFLQPCPAPDPNLVPQQFSRWLDPMGLENLFQCVSMILCDSVTHRVPSPFSPFQDINGTLSRLVKENLQLPLSPLPELEKKIHHFREENTLLEETLRSFQDILMFELPEKMTVTLDPSTAHPRLLVAPDGSSVSWESARDPPGDGPGTDAPADGPGPGTDPSVLGREGVTAGRRCWDVQVAPAGSWALGVARETPGSGGETPGSAEWELWSMGLCQGEFWALTSLERIPLFPIRAPRRVRVALDYERGQVAFFDADKRSLIFAFPAASFKGQSVHPWFLVWGEGSRITLCP; encoded by the exons ATGGACGCGCCGAGCGCTCGGGACGCGCTCCCGGGGGAGGCCTCCTGCCCCATTTGCCTGGAATATTTCCGGGACCCCGTGTCCATCCACTGCGGCCACCACTTCTGCCGCTCGTGCATCGAGCGCTGCTGGGAATGGCCCACGGCGGGGTTCGCGTGCCCGCGGTGCCGGGACACGGCCCCGGAGCGGAGCCTCCGCCCGAGCCGGGAGCTGGCGCGGGTGCTGGAGATCGCTCGGCGGCTGAGCCGCGGGGAAGCCCTGGGaactggggaggaggaggaggaaggatgcCAGAAGCATCGGGAGCCCCTGGAGGTTTTCTGCAAGGAGGACGGGGCTCTACTGTGCGCGATCTGCCGCGAGTCCCGCGCGCACCGCTCCCACACCGTGCTCCCGGTGCCGGAGGTTGTCCGGGAATACCAG GGACAAATCCAGGCTCAGCTGCAAACCCTGAAGGACGACAGAGACAAAATCCAGGAGTTCCGGGAGGCTGAaatgaggaggagctgggagtaTTTG GAGAAGACCGAAGTCGAGCGGCAGCGGATTCTCTCCCAGTTCCAGGGGCTGCACCTCTCCCTGGAGGAGCATTCCCGTCACCTCCTGGCTCGGCTGGGGGACCTGGAGAGGGACATCGGGAAGGTGCAGGAGGAAAACGTGACGAGCCTGACGAAGGAGATCTCCCGGCTGGATGCCCGcatccaggagctggaggagaagtgCCGGCAACCAGCCAGGACCTTCCTGCAG ccgtgccctgctccagacCCAAATCTGGTGCCTCAGCAGTTTTCCCGCTGGTTGGACCCGATGGGCCTAGAAAATCTCTTCCAGTGTgtttccatgattctgtgtGATTCCGTGACTCACCGAGTCCcatctcccttctctcccttccaGGATATCAATGGCACCTTGAGCAG GCTTGTAAAGGAAAACCTCCAGCTGCCCCTGTCGCCtcttccagagctggaaaagaaaattcatcaCTTCAGGGAGGAAAATACTCTCCTGGAGGAGACTCTGAGGAGCTTCCAAG ACATCCTGATGTTTGAGCTGCCAGAGAAAA TGACGGTGACGCTGGACCCCAGCACGGCTCACCCCCGGCTCCTCGTGGCGCCCGACGGGAGCAGCGTCAGCTGGGAAAGCGCCCGGGACCCTCCCGGGGACGGACCCGGCACCGACGCTCCCGCGGACGGACCCGGACCCGGCACCGACCCCTCCGTGCTGGGCCGCGAGGGCGTCACGGCCGGGAGGCGCTGCTGGGACGTGCAGGTGGCACCCGCGGGGTCCTGGGCCCTGGGGGTGGCCAGGGAGACCCCCGGGAGCGGGGGAGAGACCCCCGGGAGCGCCGAGTGGGAGCTCTGGTCCATGGGGCTCTGCCAGGGCGAGTTCTGGGCTCTCACCTCCCTGGAGCGCATCCCGCTGTTCCCGATCCGCGCGCCCAGGAGGGTGCGGGTGGCCCTGGACTACGAGAGGGGCCAGGTGGCTTTTTTTGATGCTGATAAGAGGAGTCTGATCTTCGCCTTCCCGGCGGCCTCCTTCAAGGGGCAGAGCGTCCACCCTTGGTTCCTGGTGTGGGGCGAGGGCTCCCGGATCACCTTGTGCCCCTGA